In Horticoccus luteus, the following proteins share a genomic window:
- the aroB gene encoding 3-dehydroquinate synthase, which produces MAESLTVQLQERSYELHFGVDLTTDVQARVAALTAGGGRVAVVTDRHLAEAQGARLAAMFGAAPQIVLEPGEETKSLAELGRVLEFLATAQLDRGSTVFAVGGGVVGDLAGFAAAAYLRGVAFVQIPTTLLAMVDSSVGGKTGVNLAAGKNLAGAFHQPAAVYVATDFLATLPTREFAAGMAEVIKYGLLGDAELWRQLEREPLTVQSPALAATIRRCCALKAKIVEADERELAREGGRALLNLGHTFGHAIEQATAYGTYLHGEAVAIGLCAAARLSQRLGYLTAAETGRVDAVVAAHGLPVKLRESLPMADLLAAMARDKKVRGGLPRFVVMKTLGEAATQGGIAPAFVEAAFREVGAA; this is translated from the coding sequence ATGGCCGAATCACTCACCGTGCAGTTGCAGGAGCGGAGCTACGAACTCCACTTCGGCGTCGATTTGACGACGGACGTGCAGGCGCGGGTGGCCGCTTTGACGGCGGGCGGCGGCCGCGTGGCGGTGGTGACGGACCGGCATCTGGCGGAGGCGCAGGGAGCGCGGCTGGCGGCGATGTTTGGCGCGGCGCCGCAGATCGTGCTGGAGCCGGGCGAGGAAACCAAATCGCTCGCGGAGCTGGGGCGGGTGCTGGAGTTTTTGGCGACGGCGCAGCTGGATCGCGGCAGCACGGTGTTTGCCGTGGGCGGCGGCGTGGTGGGCGATCTGGCGGGGTTTGCGGCGGCGGCGTATTTGCGCGGCGTGGCGTTTGTGCAGATTCCGACGACGCTGCTGGCGATGGTGGACAGTTCGGTCGGAGGGAAAACGGGGGTGAATCTGGCGGCGGGCAAGAATCTCGCGGGGGCGTTTCACCAACCGGCGGCCGTGTATGTTGCGACGGATTTTCTGGCGACGCTGCCGACGCGGGAGTTTGCCGCGGGAATGGCGGAGGTGATCAAATACGGGTTGCTCGGCGATGCGGAATTATGGCGGCAACTGGAGCGCGAACCGTTGACGGTGCAGAGTCCGGCGCTCGCGGCGACGATCCGGCGGTGTTGCGCGTTGAAGGCGAAAATCGTGGAGGCGGATGAACGGGAGCTGGCGCGCGAAGGCGGGCGGGCGTTGTTGAATCTTGGGCACACGTTCGGCCATGCGATCGAGCAGGCGACGGCTTACGGGACGTATCTGCACGGCGAGGCGGTGGCGATCGGGTTGTGCGCGGCGGCGCGGTTGTCGCAGCGACTGGGCTATTTGACGGCCGCGGAAACGGGGCGTGTCGATGCGGTGGTGGCGGCGCACGGGCTGCCGGTGAAGTTGCGGGAATCGCTGCCGATGGCGGATCTGCTCGCCGCGATGGCGCGCGACAAAAAAGTGCGCGGCGGGCTGCCGCGGTTTGTGGTGATGAAAACCCTGGGCGAGGCGGCGACGCAGGGCGGGATCGCGCCGGCGTTTGTCGAGGCGGCGTTTCGCGAAGTCGGCGCGGCGTAG
- a CDS encoding HesB/IscA family protein — translation MDSVDAVTPPPAAPLYREGNENLVRLTPEAGGKVRALIAREQQGGFLRIAITGGGCNGLSYKLKFTPEARRGDILVRSAEVPVLVDSKTALYLKGTVLDYSNKLIAGGFKFTNPNAKASCSCGESFSV, via the coding sequence ATGGACTCTGTTGACGCCGTCACGCCGCCGCCCGCCGCTCCGCTTTATCGCGAAGGGAACGAGAATCTCGTGCGGTTGACGCCGGAGGCCGGCGGGAAGGTGCGGGCGTTGATCGCGCGGGAGCAGCAAGGTGGGTTTTTGCGGATCGCGATCACTGGCGGTGGGTGCAATGGGCTGAGTTATAAATTGAAATTCACGCCCGAGGCCCGGCGTGGCGACATCCTCGTGCGTTCCGCGGAAGTGCCGGTGCTGGTCGATTCAAAGACCGCGTTATACCTCAAAGGGACGGTGCTGGATTATTCCAACAAGCTGATAGCCGGCGGGTTCAAGTTCACTAATCCGAACGCCAAGGCGAGTTGCTCCTGCGGGGAGAGTTTTAGCGTCTGA
- the infC gene encoding translation initiation factor IF-3, which produces MANSFPSAGGNRPGHYQRRNTDPFANIRRNHRIKIPQVRVISPEGKQLGILDTSKAINLALEVGLDLVEVAPNATPPVCRIMDFGKYVYEEQKKHSNVKATASKIKEIEFTARIADGDFFTKLRHAEQFLSHGNKVKLRLKFRGREMAHTEIGFAVMKRALTELEGMGHPDSEAKLMGKQINVMVTPHPPNKRKPKFDLEGDSAEEVEEEGGDAEQE; this is translated from the coding sequence ATGGCCAATTCTTTTCCTTCCGCTGGCGGCAACCGACCAGGGCATTATCAGCGCCGTAACACCGATCCGTTTGCGAACATCCGGCGCAATCATCGGATCAAGATTCCGCAGGTGCGCGTGATCAGCCCCGAGGGCAAGCAACTCGGGATCTTGGATACGTCGAAGGCGATCAACCTCGCGCTGGAGGTGGGCCTCGACCTCGTCGAGGTGGCACCCAACGCGACTCCGCCCGTCTGCCGGATCATGGATTTCGGCAAATACGTTTACGAGGAGCAGAAGAAGCACTCGAACGTCAAAGCGACGGCGAGCAAGATCAAGGAGATCGAGTTCACCGCGCGCATCGCGGACGGGGATTTTTTCACGAAGCTGCGTCACGCCGAACAGTTTCTTTCCCACGGCAACAAGGTGAAGCTGCGCTTGAAGTTTCGCGGCCGCGAGATGGCGCACACGGAGATTGGTTTCGCCGTCATGAAGCGCGCGCTCACGGAGTTGGAGGGCATGGGCCATCCGGATTCCGAAGCGAAGCTGATGGGCAAGCAGATCAACGTAATGGTCACGCCGCATCCGCCGAATAAACGTAAGCCCAAGTTCGATCTGGAGGGCGACTCAGCCGAGGAGGTTGAGGAAGAAGGCGGCGACGCCGAGCAGGAATAA
- the lpxA gene encoding acyl-ACP--UDP-N-acetylglucosamine O-acyltransferase, producing MIHPTAIIEAGAQLGAECEVQAYAVVTRHAVLGDRVIVGSFAVIGGDPQHLTFDRRMATQAIIGAGTVLREHVTVNRSIYADGRTVVGENCYLMTAAHVAHDCVIGNHVVVANNVMLAGHTSVGAHTFVGGGVAVHQFTRIGEGAMISGVARVARDAAPFTMVAERDEVIGLNLVGLRRRGVPRASVAELKTAFREVYFTAGNIRETAARALEQGTYQTPEARRFLEFFTSGKRGFARARREGGEEEAQE from the coding sequence ATGATTCATCCTACGGCGATCATCGAAGCAGGCGCGCAATTGGGCGCGGAGTGCGAAGTGCAAGCGTATGCCGTGGTGACGCGGCACGCGGTGCTCGGCGATCGCGTGATCGTGGGGTCCTTTGCGGTGATCGGCGGCGATCCGCAGCACCTGACCTTTGACCGGAGGATGGCGACGCAAGCGATCATCGGCGCCGGCACGGTGTTGCGGGAGCACGTGACGGTGAACCGCTCGATCTACGCCGATGGTCGCACCGTCGTGGGCGAGAATTGTTATCTGATGACGGCGGCGCACGTCGCGCACGATTGTGTGATCGGCAACCATGTCGTGGTGGCGAACAACGTAATGCTGGCGGGCCACACGAGCGTGGGAGCGCACACGTTTGTCGGCGGCGGGGTGGCGGTGCATCAATTCACCCGCATCGGCGAGGGCGCGATGATCAGTGGCGTGGCGCGCGTGGCGCGCGATGCGGCGCCGTTTACCATGGTGGCGGAGCGCGACGAAGTGATCGGGCTGAATCTGGTGGGACTGCGGCGGCGGGGCGTGCCGCGCGCAAGCGTCGCAGAGTTAAAAACGGCGTTTCGCGAGGTGTATTTCACGGCCGGTAACATCCGGGAGACGGCGGCGCGGGCGCTGGAACAGGGGACGTATCAGACGCCGGAAGCGAGGCGGTTTCTGGAGTTTTTCACCTCGGGGAAGCGGGGCTTTGCGCGGGCCCGGCGGGAAGGTGGCGAAGAAGAGGCGCAGGAATGA
- a CDS encoding FAD-binding oxidoreductase has translation MKLNPRATAALRRKLGAKVVLTDEASCYAASFDSSKISFLPEAVIKPRKEAEVGVVLTLANRHGVPVTVRGRGTTLTGAAAPMAGGWVIDMRSLADIRIETDAGLAEVQAGAVVGDIQRAAEAQGWFYPPDPSSKEYCTIGGNIACNAGGMHGGKYGVTRDFVVALRGFLPTGEAVTWGTATKKFAAGFNLRDLWIGSEGMLGVVTGAVLKLIPQPAERWTLLTSFKDEEQALTAALALFRARVQPAICEFLDADSVRCAESATKQAVFAGQAGRPVILLELAGGKSEVRELKRTVLAWAAEQATAHRAAKTRAEAEQLWAVRRKCSGAMFELGDAKLNEDVVLPMRSYLAFIRFLAALKRESGLPIPTFGHVADGNLHVNIMYHRAIPAEERAAEKAVQRLMRTVVELGGAISGEHGIGLAKTPFLRIQHNAAEVRAMQAVKTALDPQGILNPGKMFDVVRIWKFAREQVKLPWDHK, from the coding sequence ATGAAATTGAATCCACGCGCGACGGCGGCTCTGCGGCGCAAGCTCGGGGCGAAAGTGGTGCTGACGGACGAGGCGTCGTGTTACGCGGCGTCGTTCGACAGCAGTAAAATTTCGTTTCTGCCGGAGGCGGTGATCAAGCCGCGGAAAGAGGCGGAGGTCGGCGTGGTGCTGACGCTGGCGAACCGGCACGGTGTGCCGGTGACGGTGCGGGGGCGGGGCACGACGTTGACGGGCGCAGCGGCGCCGATGGCGGGCGGCTGGGTGATCGACATGCGCTCGCTGGCGGACATTCGGATCGAAACGGACGCGGGGCTCGCGGAGGTGCAGGCGGGCGCGGTGGTCGGCGACATCCAGCGCGCGGCGGAGGCGCAGGGATGGTTTTATCCCCCGGATCCGTCGTCGAAGGAGTATTGCACGATCGGCGGCAACATCGCGTGCAACGCGGGCGGGATGCATGGCGGAAAATACGGCGTGACGCGCGATTTCGTGGTGGCGTTGCGGGGATTTTTGCCGACGGGCGAGGCGGTGACGTGGGGGACGGCGACGAAGAAATTCGCGGCGGGATTCAATCTGCGCGATTTGTGGATCGGGAGCGAAGGCATGCTGGGCGTCGTGACGGGCGCGGTGTTGAAGTTGATTCCGCAGCCGGCGGAGCGGTGGACGTTGCTGACCTCGTTCAAGGATGAAGAGCAGGCGTTGACGGCGGCGCTGGCGTTGTTTCGGGCGCGCGTGCAGCCGGCGATCTGCGAATTTCTGGATGCGGACAGCGTGCGTTGCGCGGAGAGCGCGACGAAGCAGGCGGTGTTTGCCGGGCAGGCGGGGCGGCCGGTGATCCTGCTGGAGCTCGCGGGCGGAAAGAGCGAAGTGCGGGAATTGAAGCGGACGGTGCTGGCGTGGGCGGCGGAGCAGGCGACGGCGCATCGCGCGGCGAAAACGCGGGCGGAAGCGGAGCAGTTGTGGGCGGTGCGACGGAAGTGCTCGGGCGCGATGTTCGAACTGGGCGACGCGAAACTGAACGAGGATGTCGTGCTGCCGATGCGGAGTTATCTGGCGTTCATCCGGTTTTTGGCGGCGTTAAAGCGGGAGTCAGGTTTGCCGATTCCGACGTTCGGGCACGTGGCGGACGGCAATCTGCACGTGAACATCATGTATCATCGCGCGATCCCGGCGGAGGAGCGGGCGGCGGAGAAAGCGGTGCAGCGGCTGATGCGCACGGTCGTGGAATTGGGCGGGGCGATTTCGGGTGAGCACGGCATCGGGCTCGCGAAGACGCCGTTTTTGCGGATTCAGCACAACGCGGCGGAGGTGCGCGCGATGCAGGCGGTGAAAACGGCGCTCGACCCGCAGGGGATTCTCAATCCGGGAAAGATGTTCGACGTCGTGCGCATCTGGAAGTTTGCGCGCGAACAGGTGAAGTTGCCGTGGGATCACAAATGA
- a CDS encoding S24/S26 family peptidase translates to MNNNPWTAAETVARLARGRTVVVGQGESMLPLYPAGTVLVIERVAWSQLRAGMTVIYEREGGLAGEMVGHVLTTQEARGWVAQGLNNDDPDDMRVTPGNYVGTVVAAFRRVTPGGDPATLLAADMPRGAMMRAALDQGGVARGRPTKTGSLGSME, encoded by the coding sequence GTGAACAATAATCCGTGGACGGCGGCCGAGACGGTGGCGCGTTTGGCACGGGGAAGAACGGTGGTCGTGGGCCAAGGCGAGAGCATGTTGCCGCTTTATCCGGCGGGCACGGTGCTGGTGATCGAACGCGTGGCGTGGTCGCAATTGCGCGCGGGGATGACGGTGATTTACGAGCGCGAGGGGGGCTTGGCGGGCGAGATGGTGGGGCACGTGTTGACGACCCAGGAGGCGCGAGGGTGGGTCGCGCAGGGTTTGAACAACGACGATCCCGACGACATGCGCGTGACGCCGGGAAACTACGTGGGCACGGTCGTCGCGGCATTTCGCAGGGTCACACCGGGTGGCGATCCCGCGACGTTGCTGGCGGCAGACATGCCGCGCGGCGCGATGATGCGGGCGGCGCTTGATCAAGGGGGCGTGGCGAGGGGGCGGCCAACGAAGACGGGAAGTCTTGGGTCGATGGAGTAG
- a CDS encoding DUF748 domain-containing protein, with product MKAPGRPKQKPAGRRHWLLTAGSVVVVIAGVLTLLSPLVTVIVNHKLHSLDGVEGRVGQVVIAWWRGGVTVHDFTLSSREQKDDPPLVKVKTAALRVAWEPLWHGKIGGAAVVDDAEFTTVKRESAEPKKEAGKKDEKMQAAKKKIQRWQDQLRHAFPVEVSRFELKNGLVHFIDRTHQPAVDVETKQVHLVVTGLGNRPADKEGPLPAKAKMTAVTTGDGAVTATLEIDPLAKQPRFKATFELKHMNLPPFNSFMLAYADADVSKGTFEVYMEINAQGGAYDGYVKPFFKDLDFSNPSDKDKSLGKRIKEKAIAAVSSLLKNDEDKKVATKAPFSGNFAQNDLDIWSTVMNLLHNAFVQALREGLEGQTPTKAK from the coding sequence ATGAAAGCTCCCGGCCGCCCGAAACAAAAGCCTGCAGGGCGGCGGCATTGGCTGCTCACGGCGGGCAGCGTGGTCGTGGTGATCGCGGGCGTGCTGACACTCCTCTCGCCGCTGGTGACCGTCATCGTGAATCACAAGCTGCATTCGCTGGACGGCGTGGAAGGCCGGGTGGGGCAGGTCGTCATCGCGTGGTGGCGCGGAGGTGTGACGGTGCACGATTTCACGTTGTCCAGCCGGGAGCAGAAGGACGATCCGCCCTTGGTGAAGGTGAAGACAGCGGCATTGCGGGTGGCGTGGGAGCCGTTGTGGCACGGAAAGATCGGGGGCGCCGCGGTGGTGGACGATGCGGAGTTCACGACGGTGAAGCGGGAATCCGCGGAGCCGAAGAAGGAGGCGGGAAAAAAGGACGAGAAGATGCAGGCGGCGAAGAAGAAGATCCAGCGCTGGCAGGATCAGTTGCGGCACGCGTTTCCGGTGGAGGTGAGTCGTTTCGAGCTGAAGAACGGCCTCGTTCACTTCATCGATCGCACGCACCAGCCAGCGGTCGACGTGGAGACGAAGCAGGTGCATCTGGTGGTGACCGGCCTGGGCAACCGGCCTGCGGACAAAGAGGGGCCGTTGCCGGCGAAAGCGAAGATGACGGCGGTGACGACGGGCGACGGCGCGGTGACGGCGACGTTGGAAATCGATCCGCTGGCGAAGCAGCCGCGGTTCAAGGCGACGTTTGAGTTGAAGCACATGAATCTGCCGCCGTTCAACAGTTTCATGCTGGCCTACGCGGACGCGGACGTGTCGAAGGGGACGTTTGAAGTTTATATGGAGATCAACGCGCAGGGCGGTGCTTACGACGGTTACGTGAAACCGTTTTTCAAGGACTTGGATTTCTCGAATCCGTCGGACAAGGACAAGAGCCTGGGGAAGCGGATCAAGGAGAAGGCGATCGCGGCGGTGAGTTCGTTGTTAAAAAACGACGAGGACAAAAAGGTGGCGACGAAGGCGCCGTTTTCGGGAAATTTCGCGCAGAACGACCTGGATATCTGGTCGACGGTGATGAATCTGCTGCACAACGCATTTGTGCAGGCGCTGCGCGAAGGGTTGGAGGGGCAGACGCCAACGAAGGCGAAGTGA
- the pdxA gene encoding 4-hydroxythreonine-4-phosphate dehydrogenase PdxA — translation MQRLVFTCGDPAGVGPEIIAAWLRAHPAEAADVAVVGPAKWLETLPGCGAKITVGLPEFHATPGVPTGEGALVAWAAMERAAAGCSTGEFAAVVTAPVSKLQLAEIGYPYPGQTEFFAARWGGEPVMAFCGGQLRVALATWHVPLVEVPQLLGPQMLRRTIAAADALARAEGVADPRIGVCGLNPHAGEGGVLGREECELIDPALDQIRRDFPGVSRCQPGDTLFARQLRGEFDVIVALYHDQGLAPLKAVDFDEAVNVTLGLPFVRTSPDHGTAFGLAGKGVASGTSFSNAVRVARRLLNARAAG, via the coding sequence GTGCAACGACTGGTTTTCACGTGTGGCGATCCGGCCGGTGTCGGGCCGGAGATCATCGCGGCGTGGCTGCGTGCGCATCCCGCGGAGGCGGCGGACGTGGCGGTGGTGGGTCCGGCGAAGTGGCTGGAGACGTTGCCCGGGTGTGGGGCGAAGATCACCGTGGGGTTGCCGGAATTTCACGCGACGCCGGGCGTGCCCACGGGGGAAGGCGCGCTCGTGGCGTGGGCGGCGATGGAACGCGCGGCGGCGGGGTGCAGCACAGGGGAATTCGCCGCGGTCGTGACGGCGCCAGTGAGCAAATTGCAGTTGGCGGAGATCGGTTATCCGTATCCGGGGCAGACGGAGTTTTTCGCCGCGCGCTGGGGGGGGGAGCCAGTCATGGCGTTTTGCGGTGGGCAGCTGCGCGTGGCGCTGGCGACGTGGCATGTGCCGCTGGTGGAAGTGCCGCAGTTGCTGGGGCCGCAGATGTTGCGGCGAACGATTGCGGCCGCGGATGCGCTGGCGCGGGCGGAAGGCGTGGCGGATCCGCGAATCGGCGTGTGCGGGTTGAATCCGCACGCCGGCGAGGGAGGCGTGCTGGGCAGGGAGGAATGCGAGCTGATCGATCCGGCGTTGGATCAGATCCGGCGCGATTTCCCGGGTGTGTCGCGCTGCCAGCCCGGCGATACGTTGTTCGCGCGCCAGTTGCGCGGGGAATTCGATGTGATCGTCGCGCTTTACCACGATCAAGGGCTCGCGCCGTTGAAGGCGGTGGATTTTGACGAGGCGGTGAACGTGACGCTCGGCCTGCCGTTTGTGCGGACGAGTCCGGACCACGGGACGGCGTTTGGCCTTGCGGGAAAGGGCGTGGCCTCGGGCACGAGTTTCAGCAACGCGGTGCGCGTGGCGCGGCGCTTGCTAAACGCGAGGGCCGCGGGTTAG